The following coding sequences are from one Streptomyces venezuelae window:
- a CDS encoding helix-turn-helix transcriptional regulator: MDGVPEPHTGWTFLTNHARVLAAIADNHNARIRDIAAHCRLTERAVQKIIADLEQDGYLSHTREGRTNTYQIDPAKVLRHPAESGLSVASLLSVLARDEADRTGSSQDGGRHAAAT, translated from the coding sequence ATGGATGGAGTGCCGGAGCCACACACTGGATGGACGTTTCTCACAAATCACGCGCGCGTGCTTGCTGCCATCGCCGACAACCACAACGCCCGCATCCGTGACATCGCCGCGCACTGCAGACTCACGGAGCGGGCTGTCCAGAAGATCATTGCCGACCTGGAGCAGGACGGCTACCTCTCCCACACCCGGGAGGGGCGCACGAACACGTACCAGATCGACCCCGCGAAGGTTCTGCGCCACCCCGCCGAATCCGGTCTGTCCGTCGCCTCGTTGCTGTCCGTGCTCGCCAGGGACGAGGCCGACCGGACCGGCTCGAGCCAGGACGGCGGACGGCACGCGGCCGCGACCTGA
- a CDS encoding ANTAR domain-containing protein, with protein sequence MPKPASTRQPFGNEGGEHSQGSRIPLASPPRDGSAAGGRRSLAVRGELDLDTGQRLRIDLDRALANAAHGLDLDLSGVEFCDCSGLNLLLGLRQHAVQEGKAVVIRHSSPVVDRLLELTGTRGLFMPPEPEPEPEPDPESTPKPEAVEAPGPVVREASQPERSEQELHIVVAQLRRAMQTRPTIDLARGILMSTFNLSPEAAWDALVTASQNTNTKLHVLAGDVVGTVQGGALPDAVRKQLDAAITKAGRAHAARPAHAGPRTEPLPDLAVSAVDPSPPTDGVP encoded by the coding sequence ATGCCGAAGCCCGCGTCCACTCGGCAGCCCTTCGGGAACGAGGGTGGCGAGCACAGTCAGGGCAGCCGAATTCCGCTGGCCTCGCCGCCGCGGGACGGCAGTGCTGCGGGCGGCAGGAGAAGCCTCGCGGTGCGGGGGGAGCTCGACCTCGACACCGGACAACGACTCCGGATCGATCTGGACCGCGCGCTCGCCAATGCCGCGCACGGCCTCGACCTGGACCTGAGCGGAGTGGAGTTCTGTGACTGCTCGGGCCTGAACCTCCTGCTCGGTCTGCGTCAGCACGCGGTGCAAGAGGGCAAGGCCGTGGTCATCCGCCACAGCAGTCCCGTCGTCGACCGGCTGCTCGAACTGACCGGGACCCGTGGCCTGTTCATGCCTCCCGAACCGGAGCCAGAACCGGAGCCGGATCCGGAGTCGACTCCGAAGCCGGAGGCCGTGGAGGCGCCCGGCCCGGTCGTGCGCGAGGCGAGTCAGCCCGAGCGATCCGAGCAGGAGCTGCACATCGTCGTGGCCCAACTGCGCCGTGCCATGCAGACCCGGCCCACGATCGACCTGGCCAGGGGCATCCTGATGTCCACGTTCAACCTGAGCCCCGAAGCCGCCTGGGACGCGCTGGTCACCGCCTCGCAGAACACCAACACCAAGCTGCACGTGCTGGCGGGAGACGTGGTCGGCACCGTCCAGGGGGGCGCCCTGCCCGACGCCGTGCGCAAGCAGCTCGACGCCGCGATCACCAAGGCGGGCCGGGCGCACGCCGCCCGCCCCGCACACGCGGGGCCGCGGACCGAGCCGCTGCCCGACCTGGCCGTCTCCGCGGTCGACCCCAGCCCTCCCACGGACGGCGTGCCCTGA